The genomic window GAATTTTGGCTGAATCTAGGCATTGACGGTTTTCGTTTAGACGCAGTTAACTTTTACCTTCACGACAAACACCTGCGAGATAACCCCATGCGCCCTGACAATGGCATCTTTCCTGATGGGGTTGATCCCGATAACCCGATGGTGGATCATATGTTTCAATATAACTTCTGCCGTCCCGAAAACTTGGAAGTCATTAACCCTATTCGTGAATTATGCGAACATTATGGGGATGCCGTCACCCTAGGAGAAGTTACCCTATGCGAAGACTCCATTGTTCTCTCCGGTAAATACGTTACAGGAGACAATCGCTTACATCTAGTGTATAACAGTGCTTTATTAGTGGATGAACCGATCAGTGCCACCTTAATGCGCCATATCCTCACAAAAGTTCAGACCCATTTTCCTGATGGGGGTCAATGTTGGATGGTGGGTAATCATGATTACGGACGTTTGCGATCGCGTTGGACTGGGGTGAATGCGGAGGGTCAGCCCTATCCTGACGAATTTTATCACGCCTTTGCTGCTCTTTTGATCTGTTTACCAGGGGCATTATGTCTATACCAAGGGGACGAACTGGGGTTAGAAGAAGCCAAAATTCCCAAAGATATTCCCAAAGATAAGATTGAAGATCCCTTTGGTCAAGCTCTTTATCCTATGGTACCAGGACGAGACGGTTCTCGGACTCCGATGCCTTGGTCAGAAAATGCGCCTCATGCTGGCTTTACCGATGGGGATGAACCTTGGTTGCCCATTCCCAAAAAGCACTTACAGCAAGCGGTTGACCGCCAAAATGCTGATCCAAAATCCTTACTCAATACCTGGCGTAGACTGTTACACTGGCGTAAACGACAACCGGCTTTAGTCAGAGGGAATTTTAACCTCTTAGAGACTGAAGAACCGTTGCTGGTGTTTATTCGCCAATGGGAGTTTCAGCATTTACTGTGCGTGT from Crocosphaera subtropica ATCC 51142 includes these protein-coding regions:
- a CDS encoding alpha-glucosidase family protein, whose product is MIIQKNTDTKWWKNFIIDGYVQTLEETNNQQSDHHWWQHAVIYQIYVSSFKDTTSNGMGDLDGIIAKMDYIASLGVDAIWLSPFFESPLEDMGYDITDMREVDPTFGEIEDFKRLLAIAHGFGIKVLVDGVWNHTSDQHPWFVESRKNRDNPKADWYVWADAKEDGSPPNNWLSAFMGESAWQWDEIRQQYYFYNFLPSQPELNWHNRDVIAEILRQAEFWLNLGIDGFRLDAVNFYLHDKHLRDNPMRPDNGIFPDGVDPDNPMVDHMFQYNFCRPENLEVINPIRELCEHYGDAVTLGEVTLCEDSIVLSGKYVTGDNRLHLVYNSALLVDEPISATLMRHILTKVQTHFPDGGQCWMVGNHDYGRLRSRWTGVNAEGQPYPDEFYHAFAALLICLPGALCLYQGDELGLEEAKIPKDIPKDKIEDPFGQALYPMVPGRDGSRTPMPWSENAPHAGFTDGDEPWLPIPKKHLQQAVDRQNADPKSLLNTWRRLLHWRKRQPALVRGNFNLLETEEPLLVFIRQWEFQHLLCVFNLSHNPSKYDLSIHGEYVAETDLGFEFELEEDTLKLQSYGIFFANLCL